A part of Kryptolebias marmoratus isolate JLee-2015 linkage group LG8, ASM164957v2, whole genome shotgun sequence genomic DNA contains:
- the cbln4 gene encoding cerebellin-4, translating into MVVSRLMLMLGWTVMSELARAQNDTEPIVLEGKCLVVCDSNPATDWRSSSSPLGISVRAANSKVAFSAVRSNNHEPSEMSNKTRIIYFDQVLVNIGNYFTFESVFLSPRKGVYSFNFHVIKVYQSQTIQVNLMLNGKPVISAFAGDKDVTREAATNGVLLYLEKEDKVYLKLEKGNLVGGWQYSTFSGFLVFPL; encoded by the exons ATGGTGGTGAGCCGTCTCATGCTGATGCTCGGCTGGACTGTGATGTCCGAGCTCGCGAGGGCTCAGAATGACACGGAGCCGATCGTCCTGGAGGGGAAATGCCTCGTGGTGTGCGACTCGAACCCGGCCACGGACTGGAGGTCCTCGTCCTCTCCGCTCGGCATCTCGGTGCGCGCGGCCAACTCCAAGGTGGCTTTCTCTGCAGTCCGGAGCAACAACCACGAGCCGTCGGAGAtgagcaacaaaacaagaataatcTACTTTGATCAG GTGCTTGTGAATATAGGAAACTACTTCACATTTgaatctgtctttttgtccccAAGAAAAGGAGTCTACAGTTTTAACTTTCATGTGATCAAAGTGTACCAGAGCCAAACCATACAG GTGAACTTGATGTTGAATGGGAAGCCAGTCATCTCTGCCTTTGCAGGCGACAAAGACGTAACTCGCGAGGCTGCTACCAATGGAGTTCTACTTTACCTCGAGAAAGAGGACAAAGTTTACCTAAAGCTGGAAAAGGGAAACCTAGTCGGTGGATGGCAATACTCAACGTTCTCTGGCTTCCTTGTTTTCCCCctgtaa